The following nucleotide sequence is from Salvelinus namaycush isolate Seneca chromosome 23, SaNama_1.0, whole genome shotgun sequence.
GGTGTATGGTGGCCACCTGTCTGTTCTCCAGACCACTATATAGGAACTCCAGTTTATACGTCTCCTCCAgcatctacaaacacacacacacgacattaTATACACACAGCTCTGCATATCACATTACTGTCTAGGGGTAACGCCACCGGCTGaagacacatacacactgagtgtacaaaacattaggaacatttgctctttccttgacagactgaccaggtgacccttattgatgtcacttgttaaatccacttcaatcagtgtagatgaaggggaggagacctggttaaagaagaatttttaagccttgagacaattgagatatggattgtgtatgtgtgccattcagagggtgaatgggcaagacaaaagatgtctttgaacggggtatggtagtaagtgccaggttcaccggtttgtgtgtgtcaagaacggcaacgctgctgggtttttcacactcaacagtttcccgtgtgtatctagaatggttcaccacccaaaggacatccagccaacttgacaactgcgGGAGGCATtgcagtcaacatgggccaacatccctgtcgaacacttttgacaccttgtagagtccattcccaatgaattgaggctgttctgagggcaaaagggggtgcaactcaatattaggaaggtgttcctaatgctttgtacactcagtgtatgtgcacCTCTTCCCactggagaccggggttcaatcccCCTTCAACCCGTATCGCCCAACTGCCTGTATCCCTTCCACTTCAAATCTGTCTAAATAAAGTAAAAACAATACTACAAAAATACACATTCGTTTGTGCGTGTGTACCTGTTTGGCAGCAGCAGTTGCCATGGCGTTGTGTTTAAGGCAGAGGGGGACGGCCATGGTCCACAACTTCTCCTTCAAGGCCTGTGGGAAGGACACAAGGATATGAGGAAAGGCAATATGATTTGGGCATTCTGGTCAAATGTAATGCAGACAGACACCTGTCTATCCAGAGACACCTTGGTGAGCAGTAGTTGGCAGCGGAGGTAGGTGGCAGAAAAGTCAGCAGCCCCTGCCAGCTCTGTCTGTAGCTTCCCCAGTCTCTGTAGgtctctgagacacacacacacaaaatagtcaCATCAAAATGTGTTTAATGttttgatagtgtgtgtgtatatgtacctGATAGTCAAGTTTAGCAGGTCCTGAGCCCCGGGGTCCTGTAGGTTTTGTATGGTGCTAACTCTGCTCAGACTCTGTTGGAGGAACAGCTGAGCAGACTCCACACTCCTGGAACCTTCTATACCACTCCCACCTGGGGCCTGCTTCCTCCCTggtaactacacacacacaacacagtggGTCTCAGCATGGGTCTACTGTCtgaaaggggtgtgtgtgtgtgtgtcttaccctgAGAGGAGGTACTAGGTGAGAGAGGCTGTCCCGTAAGTAGGTGTAATGTCTAAAGGTGTGGTCTGAGAACAGAACTGTCATGGTGGGACAAGACTGAGCTGCGTTGAACACCAGCACCAACACTGCAATATCTGTTATGCTAGGTCAGGACCACACaataggtatgtgtgtgtgtgtgtgtgtgtgtgtgtgtgtgtgtgtgtgtgtgtgtgtgtgtgtgtgtgtgtgtgtgtgtgtgtgtgtgtgtgtgtggtatacaGGCAGGGTCGTCCATGTCTGGTTCAGGGGTGTGGAAGTAAGGGTGAGTACTGAGCAGCTCTGGAACCAGCGGTAATACCAGGGTAGGATGACGACAACCTAGAAACTTTAGACAcctagagagagattgagagggagagagatgaagatagagacagaaagagagagtgttgACTTGTAAAAGCTTTGcaaattgacacacacacacaggcttactTCCAGACAGAGTTGCGGTCGGTGGGGTACTTGGTGAGGTTTTTCAGCAGCTCCAGCAGAGCCAGTTGGATACACTCTTTAGTCGACATTGGTGAAACACAGCAACTCATGTAGCACCTCTCTGATGTCACGAGACGAGTCCTACACAGGTTACACATTTCAGTTGTTCATTTTTATCCAtaaaaaaattctaacatttagAAATGTTCATCTTTCACCTTGTAAGtgtgaaaagtgtgtgtgtctgtgcgtgtgtgtgttggtgcatgCATGTGAAAGTCTGCGTGTGTATGTCTCCAtatctgtgttggtgtgtgtattaCCTCTAGTACAGCCAGTACAGTATCTAGCTGGTCTTCTCTCAGGGTGATGTTAGTAGAGATCTGTCTGAGGAGTGGATGTACTGCAGCCTGACCGCCTCAATCTCATCATTAAACATGTCAACCAGGAAGTCCAGGCACTTCTCAGCCAAGCTGGCAGATGATTGGGCGAGAGCAGAGAGTGCCTCCACAACAGCAATACGCACCTCTACAGATAACACACAGGCACAttatcatttacacacacacaatactcacacaaacaaactctctccctctcacagccTTTACaggggagaaaaataaataacacaccacacacagaggcATCCCCCAAACACaaatactgacacacacacacacacccttgccGGTACACACGCACTTACCGACACACACGCACTTACCGTACATCTCGTCCTCCAGTCCGTGAACAAAGGCTCCGCAGGCCTCCCGAGGCGATCAGGTTGACAGCTGAGGTGTCCATCTTCTCCTTGGAAGCATCATCAGCCCATTTCCTCCCCGAGGAGAACTCACCAGACACATAGAGCTCCTTGGCCCGCTCATGAGCAGTACGTTTCCTCTGAGATATAGATAACACACACGTACATATATATTATAAacgcagcaaaaaaagaaacgtcctctcactgtcaactgcatttattttcagaaaacataacatgtgtaaatatttgaatgaacataacaagattcaacaactgaacaagttccacagacatgtgattaacagaaattgaataatgtatccctgaacaaaggggggggggggggtcaaaatatcaaaagtaagtcagtatctggtgtggccaccagctgcattatgtactgcagtgcatctcctcctcatggactgcaccagatttgccagttcttgctgtgggatgttaccccactcttccaccaaggcacctgcaagttcccggacatttctggggggggggggggattggccctagccctcacccgccgatccaacaggtcccagacgtgctcaatgggattgagatccgggctcttcgctggccatggcagaacactgacattcctgtcttgcaggaaatcacgcacagaatgagcagcatggctggtggcattgtcatgctggagggtcatgtcaggatgagcctgcaggaagggtaccacatgagggaggatgtcttccctgtaatgcacagcgttgagattgcttgcaatgacaacaagctcagtccgatgatgctgtgacacaccaccccagacactccacctccaaattgatcccgctccagagtacaggcctcggtgtaacgctcattccttcgacgataaccgcgaatccgaccatcacccctggtgagacaaaaccgcgactcatcagtgaagagcactttttgccagtcctgtctggtccagcgacagtgggtttgtgcccataggcgacgttgttgccggtgatgtctggtgaggacctgccttacaacaggcctacaaaccctcagtccagcctctctcggcctattgcggacagtcagaactgatggagggattgtgcgttcctggtgtaactcgggcagttgttgttgccatcctgtacctgtcacgcaggtgtgatgttcggatgtaccgatcctgtatcGCAGGATAGGATCCTGTATCCtacgaggacaatcagctgtccgtactgtctccctgtagcgctgtctttggcttctcacagtatggacattgcaatttattgccctgttcacatctgcagtcctcatgcctccttgcagcatgcctaaggcacgttcacacagatgagcagggaccctgggcatctttctagaaaggcctctttagtgtcctaagttttcataactgtgaccttaattgcctacagtctgtgagctgttagtgtcttaacaaccgttccacaggtgcatgttcattaattgtttatggctcattgaacaagcatgggaaacagtgtttaaaccctctacaatgaagatctgtgaagttatttggatttttacgaattatctttgaaagaaagggtcctgaaaaagggacatttacaTACGCATacagaaataaatcactctctcaactattattctgacatttcacattcttaaaataaagtggtgatcctaactgaccgaagacaggggatttttactcggattaaatgttaggaattgtgaaaaactgagtttaaatgtatttggctaaggtgtatataaacttccgacttcaactgtatgtatattgGGACGTAACAGGAGCAAGTGAGGTCATACCATGGCTTTGATGGCCGCCGTGCGCACCCTGGGGTACTGGTCGGAAGAGTAGTCACTGATGACGCTCTGcgtgtctctcacacacactccgcCAGACACCCCTTTTAGGGAGAGTGGAAAGTAGTCACATAACACACTACTGCTGCACATCCCACACACATCTCTCACAGACATGGACATGGTGATGTGACGAGGGGACTAGTCTGGTTAAATTAAGTATAAACATGTTATGTAgtgaatattttttattgttgttgacTCAACTACCCTGGTTAACGCAAATAGAAATACACACCTGGAGCACCGCCCCTAATCACAGCTGGAACCAATCCCTGTCCGTCTTTATTTAGGGGCGTGTCCACATTTCCCAGGCAACTCAGGAGTTGCATGCATTTATTCCTCACGCCGAAATATGTGTCTGACAGgtgctgagagagaggaggatgagcaaGAGGGATGAGAGATCgatgagcgagagagggatgagcGAGATCGATGAGCAAGGGGGACGAGTGGGGGGGATGAGCGAGATCGATGAGCAAGGGGGACgagtgagagagggatgaaaaAGAGGTATGAGAGAGATTCAACTTGCAGACCACATCTGTGTTTTACCTTGCAGGCCACCTCTATGAGTCTGTGTCTAACAGTAGGGCTTTCTGGGAGCTGAGTGCCGATGACCAACAGAGTGTCCAGCAGCTGAGCCAGGACCTGGTGGaactctggacacacacacacacagagaagaaaacacagagacatggACTAGGTCAGAGAAGATATGGGATAGAGTGTTACGATGTACGAAGTGTGTGTATCAGAGTGTAACTTATTCTCTGTGTTGAATGTGTTGAGGGTGTCATCTAGGATACTCTCAGGGCTGAAGTTCTGGGTCTTACTAAGCAGGCCGATCAGAGAGGCAATCTTCAGCCGCACAGAGTTATCCTGCTCCTACagagacatacatacatacacacacacgtacaagtTATCACTCTCCTACAGGAAGACAGGAGCAAGGTGAGGGAAAGAAGGGATGGAAGAAGGAGAGGCAGAAAGGATAAAAGTaggaggggagaaaggagggaccatggaaggaggggagaggatagcTGCTCTTAGCAACGCGGGCCTATTTCCATACACTAGCTTTGCTTTCAATTGTATTGGGTTGCACAAAAACAGTTTGCGGGAAGCCAGAAGTTAAATACAATTCCATTTCTACTTACTGTGCCGGTGGGCAGGAAGGTTGGTCATTATGACAGGGGGAATTTGACAAAATATCTAAAAGATTGTATTATTAAACAGACTTTCCAAACGTGGGTCTGTTGTAGACCCACTTCTAATCTGCATATCTcatgtcaaaataaaagtcccccgTAAGTTATTCCTTTTTGGTCCACATATGGCGCATGTGCAAGACTTTTATTTTGGCATAAGGTAAGCAGAGAGTACGTTGGCACAGTACGTTGACATCATATTTTATTGAACTTCTGGCTTTCCGCTGACTGTTTTTGTGCAACCCAATACAACTGAAAGCAACGCTAGTGTATGTAAATACACCCGCATTGCTAAGAGCAGCTAGGGATAGGAGGGCTGCTTTACTTTGTAATAGTGTTccaggaggaagagaagggagagagatgaaggatagatagaaagagaagagaaaggacggatggagaagatggagggatggaaggatgaaagGATTAAAGCCAGGACACCATACCTTGTAGTAGTGTTCCAGTAGTATGCGCACCACCCCCTCTGCCTCCATGGAGCTGCGGGCAAAGTGCAGCAGGTACTGCAAGGCATCAGTGGGGTTGGAAGCCTTACACAGGTCAATGTGCAGCGCTGCAGACTTACTTGGTTTGGTCAGACGGAGCTTCTTGGCTGGAGCCTCCTCTTGGGGAAGCTGTTGATCAACAGAGACAATGGATTACCTTTTCTTTTTAATTTTGTGATATGAGATGATACGGATCTGGATAGCTAAACGGCATATCTAAAGCTGTAGGGATCGAACTATAGCTAGGATCTAGACAAAGCTAGCCCGGATCAGTTTGTGCTCCTCCCCACTATATTGCTGTCCTTTGCATGATCATAACAGAAACAGACTGCCACTCAAGCTAGAACAAGATTGCAATTGTACACCAGCCAGCATAACTAGCTACCACTGGCCATTTGCTCAGATCCCTGTGACCCAGCTTTTCTATGAGGCCAAGTTAATAAAAGAGGATGCATGATGTTATCAACAACTCGGTGTTGTTATTGTTAGCAGCTACGAAACACTCAGACCcagtctaacgttagctagctggcttgcTATTATTGAAAGAACAACGTTGGTTAAAGGTGAATGTTTCGTTTTTTTACGTAATCATGATCTACCAACCTGGACAACTTTTGAGAATTCTTCGTAAACTCGCTTTTTGAGATGTGCTGCCATTTCCAACGAAGTTAACGTTCGTTGTTTAGCTAACGGTAGCTaccagtattttttttttttaaagcgccCAACACATCGTCATCAAGTGTCGACGGAACACGCAATTCTGGGTATAAATATACTTCCGGTTCCTTAACAATTTCTTTCCTGTCAGCGGCCTCCAATAAGATGGCTGTGCAAATCTCAAAGAAGAGGAAGGTCAGTTCACATTTCGTCCCAAAATGCTCTTTATAGCGGATGCATTTGTAGCAAATTCGGATGCCATGTGTTAGCAGTATGAATACAGAGTTGGTTGTAGTATTGTTCAGCGTCCTCGTCCCCTAGTCTAAAGAGGATTACCACAGATGCTAGCTACCGGTACAGGAATCCTCACTCCTCTAGTGAACGTGTCACGGGTTGCCTTTTATATCGTACTAGTGAGTAAGCATAACCATAATAGCACCATTAAAATAATTTAGTTGCAACTCTGATTCTCGAATGGATGTCTGTAGATTAGTGGTCAGTGTCTAGTTGGCTAATGTTAAAGTCACACAGGTGGCAGGATACTTTATTTTAACTTTGGCCCTAACGTCAACGTTACAGTTCACCAGCTCTGTAACTTGCTGGCCAATGATGCTACCTACAGTAGCACGTTCACTAGTGGCTATGTAACTACAAGCATGTTCCCTACAACCTTGTGTTATCCTTTGTTAGTTTGTCGCGGACGGAATCTTCAAAGCCGAGCTGAACGAGTTCTTGACGCGCGAGCTTGCCGAGGATGGGTATTCCGGTGTGGAGGTGCGTGTGACCCCGACCAGGACCGAGATCATAATCCTGGCCACAAGGTAACGTTACTGGTATGTTGGTAGCTAGTGGTGTTATTCCGGCTTTAAAAGGTTTATTGTTGGTAGTATAATGAATTGTGTAAGGGGTAGgattgggcggtatccagatttttaTACCGTGCCATGCCGGGATATACTGTATTACCGGTAGTGCACACAAGGGGGCAATTTTTTCCCAAACGTAAGCCGAAAGTATGTCACATAATGATAACAAAATGCTAACAAGTACTAAGGAATACaggtgctaaaatagaacttggttgtatttcaaaatcaaattgtattagtcacatgcgccgaatacaacaggtgtagacctgcaacaggtgtagaccaatTTACACAATAAATTGGCAACTTGtgaatggaatgaaataaatcatcttgtttctcacaagtgtagcatggGTTGTGagctctgcaaacaacgtgtcaACTCCCACAATGAGAACGATATacgaataataataatttaatgcATTAACAAAAATCACCATAACCAAACATTCTGGAGTGAGATGTTTCTTGTGCatcttagccacactccccttcTTGGACAGTGGTATTTTATTCCACTGAGACAGGTGCAAATCGGACTGTCTCGTGTGCAACTGCTCAACACAAAAAATCTTGTTTAGATGGTGGGTTAGGGTTGGCGAAAGTGGTCTGCTTTAGAAAGGGCCATTTTGCCAAAGTGTGTTCATCGTAATGAGAACACTGACGCATTCCAGCTACTGTCCTGCATCATTCAAACTAATCTGCGGTTACTAACTCAAAAATATCTATCAGATTTTTAAATATTAAAGACCTGTTAAATACGGCTGGAGCTTTCAGGAAAACAAGATGACTGATAACTGATTTCATACAAAGTAATAATGGATTGTTTCAGGACCCAGAATGTTCTGGGAGAGAAGGGCCGTCGCATCCGGGAGCTGACCGCTGTTGTTCAGAAGAGGTTTGGCTTCCCTGAAGGCAACGTGGAGGTAAATGCACACTACTGACATGCATCCACTGGACACACTACAGCTGCTTACGTGTAAACATTAGACATACTCCCTAACCCCAACATCAAGGAGCTGACAACTGTGGTTCAGAAGAGGTTTGGCTTCTGATGGcagtgtggaggagagaggaatatGATTGTGTTAAGTTTAAATTAAAACAAGTGTAAATTCCACATTGGGGACGATTTTAAATGTGTTAATCAACTTACAACAACCAACCTCAAGTGTGTGGCTGAAGGTAGTCTATTACTGGAGAAGCTCTAGCTTTGCCTTTGCACCAGACTGTTAACCAGGAACCACTTTCCTTCAGTGATGATACGATGACGAGTCGGAATGGACACGGTTTGTCTCTGGGGTCGCTGAGTCAGGGTCACGTTCTGTGTCTCTGGGTTCAGTTCCCCAGTGCAGCGTGTCTTTTCAGTTGAAGACATCGAGGCATTTGTCTGAGAAGGACTCAATCCAGTATAGGAAATGTGTGGATTGATGTTTTCTTGTTAAGGAGTAAGGTGGCTAGTTGGGTAAGAAGAAGGTAGTCAGCGATGAAGTAGTTGGCGTTCTAGATACTATTTCCACCacaattttaagaatgtgaatcgTGAGGCTACACTTCTCTGCTGTGGTGGTCCCGCGGCTATCACACTGCAGCAGCCGCACCAAGCTTTAAGCTGTGTAGCCTCTCCCACTCTGTATGTGTAGAAGGTTAACCTCCCCACCCACTCTCTGTATGTGTAGAAGGTTAACCTCCCCACCcactctctgtatgtgtaggttaaccTCCCCACCCACTCTCTGTATGTGTAGAAGGTTAACCTCCCCACCCACTCTCTGTATGTGTAGAAGGTTAACCTCCCCACCCACTCTCTGTATGTGTAGAAGGTTAACCTCCCCACCCACTCTCTGTATGTGTAGAAGGTTAACCTCCCCACCCACTCTCTGTATGTGTAGAAGGTTAACCTCCCCACCCACTCTCTGTATGTGTAGAAGGTTAACCTCCCCACCCACTCTCTGTATGTGTAGAAGGTTAACCTCCCCACCCACTCTCTGTATGTGTAGAAGGTTAACCTCCCCACCCACTCTCTGTATGTGTAGAAGGTTAACCTCCCCACCCACTCTCTGTATGTGTAGAAGGTTAACCTCCCCACCCACTCTCTGTATGTGTAGAAGGTTAACCTCCCCACCCACTCTCTGTATGTGTAGAAGGTTAACCTCCCCACCCACTCTCTGTATGTGTAGAAGGTTAACCTCCCCACCCACTCTCTGTATGTGTAGAaggttaaccccccccccccccccccactctctccctctagctgtaTGCTGAGAAGGTTGCAACACGTGGTCTGTGTGCCATTGCTCAGGCTGAGTCCCTGCGCTACAAGTTGCTGGGAGGACTGGCTGTACGTAGGTAAGCCGAACCCTGGCCTGTGAGCTCTAACATGTTGCACCTAGACACTGCTTCATGGTCAGTTATGCATTAACCTGTAATGGAGCAGGTTTCACTCTGTAATGGTACAGGTTAGGATTTGGGAAGGTAAGCAGGTTCTAGATCTTATCTTGAGCAGCCCCTGGTTAGCTTAGCATGCTAACATGAGTGTTTCTAGGAATCCATTGAGCAGAACATACCCCTGCTGTTACAGTCCACTTTCTGGAACTTTCTCATGATATAAAGTAGAATGTCTCCCTTCGGTGATGATACGATGACGAGTCGGAATGGGATAGTTCGTCTCTGGGGTCGCTGAGTCAGGGTCACGTTCTGTGTCTCTGGGTTCAGTTCCCCAGTGCAGCGTGTCTTTTCAGTTGAAGACATCGAGGTATTTGTCTGAGAAGGGCCAGCAAAATTGCTCGTAATGTCAGATGTGATCTCATAGTTGACATGAGTATTAAAACAATTTTCTTTCTCATTTACaccctcccctcctttcatcctctcgCTCTCCCCCACCCGCTGTCTTTTCTCCACCTTCTCCacccctttcctctccttctatccctctTCCAGGGCTTGCTATGGTGTGCTGAGGTTCATCATGGAGAGTGGCTCTAAGGGTTGTGAAGTGGTAGTTTCTGGGAAACTGAGGGGTCAGAGGGCCAAGTCAATGAAATTTGTTGACGGCCTGATGATCCACAGTGGAGACCCAGTCAACTACTACGTAGACACTGCTGTACGCCACGTCCTGCTCCGACAGGGTGAgtaccaaatcaacccctagacaCTACTACCCCTAAACAGTGAGTCCCAAGTCAACCCCTATACCCTACCTCTAGACAATACTACTAATGGTTAGACAGCGAATACCAAATCAACCCCTATACTCTACCCCTAGATTATTCTGCTCTGTCAAGGTGAGTCATCAACAGTATAATTTTTGGTCTGTTGCTTTTAAAGATGAAATGTTTTCCTTCAGTGATGATACGATGACGAGTCGGAACAGACACAGGTTGTCTCTGCGGTCACTGGGTCAGGGACACGTTCTGTGTCTCTGGGTTCAGTTCCCCAGAGCAGCGTGTCTCTTCAATTGAAGACATCGAGGCATTTGTCTGAGAAGGGCCAGGAATGACATAAGTCTAGTTATATTATGATCAACCTCTTTCTTGCTACACTACACACAGGCTAACCCTCATACTCTATTCTATATGCTTCACGGTTCTGCGTATACTCTGTTCTACGTACGCAGAATGATAACTGTTGGGTAGAGGGCACTGATGTGTTTTTGTCTGTCAGGTGTGCTGGGCATCAAGGTGAAGATCATGTTACCATGGGACCCCAGTGGTAAGATCGGCCCCAAGAAGCCTCTGCCAGACCATGTGAGCATTGTGGAGCCCAAAGACGAGACTAT
It contains:
- the LOC120018251 gene encoding 40S ribosomal protein S3-like, which translates into the protein MAVQISKKRKFVADGIFKAELNEFLTRELAEDGYSGVEVRVTPTRTEIIILATRTQNVLGEKGRRIRELTAVVQKRFGFPEGNVELYAEKVATRGLCAIAQAESLRYKLLGGLAVRRACYGVLRFIMESGSKGCEVVVSGKLRGQRAKSMKFVDGLMIHSGDPVNYYVDTAVRHVLLRQGVLGIKVKIMLPWDPSGKIGPKKPLPDHVSIVEPKDETIPSTPVSEQKGAKPEAPAAMPPTPVPTA